TTTAAGGTGGCTTGCAAGTCGGCGCGCCACATATAGGAAAGAGGTAAGGGACTTGGTTGCTCGGAAGAAATGCTTCAGGTCCGCATTGGATGAATTAAACATCATTCCAATGAAAGTAATGGAGCGTAATGGCAGCTTCAGTCGCTCCATATCCTTGCCAAGACCCCGAATGTCATAGGGTGCAGCAAGAATAGAGCGCCCTATGTCGACCCCACCTTGCTGGGTAGGATGGTAGTCCGGGTAAAGCGTTGGCACGAATTTCATCGAGGTTTCTCGCTCGAAGAATTCCACCATTTCGGGGCCTTTTTGAATGAATGTGGCCACGGCCTCTTCATCGTAAAAAGCCCCTGTTTCTGCCTTCATGAAGGTTCGTACCTTCTCGACAGAATCGTCTGGGTTTTGCTTTTGGCCGTAATGATTTAGCGGGATCCACAGTACGCCACCAGAAAGCGCTGTTGTACCTCCAAAAACCGGCTCTTTTTCGAGTACAGCCACTTCAAGACCGCGCTTGCGAGCAGTAATTGCAGCAGCTAAGCCTGCAGCGCCAGATCCCACCACAAGCACGTCATATATAGATTTCCGTTCAGTCACGATCTTACTCAGCCTTGATATTGAATTTGGTGATCACTTCTCGCATTTGCTTCGACTCTTGCTGCATGCGATTGTTGAACTCTGCTGGAGTGCTGGTCTTAACAACCGCCCCTGCAGCAAGAAATTTGGCCTTCAACGTCTTGTCGGAGAGGACCCTATGCAGTGCTAAGTTGATCTTTTCGATCGCGCTATCAGGGGTGCCAGCCGGAGCAAGAAGTCCAAACCATGCTTCTGCAGTAAATCCAGGTACGGACTGGCTCAGCAAAGGGGCATCAGGAACAACAGGTGAAGGCTCTGGTGTTGCAGTTCCAAGCAGCCTCAAATTGCCCTGGTGAATTTGGCCGAGCATCGCGGCAGAAGGCGTTGTCAAAAGCATCTGAACTTCGCCGGTCCTGGCGGCCATCGTTGTTCCAGCTTCCCCTTTGTAGGGAACATGGTCGACCTTGATGTCCGCCAGCATGGCGAAACGCATTGTTGTCAAATGCCCAAAAGATGCGGGTCCCGCTGATGCGTACATTACGCCGCCAGGCAGCGATCTCGCATAGCTCAAAAAGGATTTCACATCCGTTGCTGGCGTCGTCTTGTTCGTGACAAGGACCATTGGAACGGTGGAGACGAGACCGATAGGCTTGAAGTCCTTAAAAGGATCAAATCCAGCTTTCGCACTGAGTAAAGGCGGTACCAGAACACCATTGTTGGGGAAAAGCAGCGTATGCCCGTCCGCCTTAGATCGAGCTACTTGTATGGCCCCGAGCGCACCCGATGCTCCGGGTTTGTTTTCAACAACGATCGGTTGCCCCAGCTCCCTACTTAACGCCTCGCTCATCATTCGAACTTGACCGTCGCTAGCTCCGCCCGCGTTGTATGGCACCACGATCGTGATGGGATGGCTTGGAAACGCCTGTGCCAGCGCGCTGCTACTCAAAAGGACAGCAAGGGCACAGAAGGATGCGCTCTTTTTCAACGTCATGCTCATTGTCTCCGTAAGGATTCTTGGTGTATAAATCAATCATTCAATGGTTGATCCATTAATTCTATGTCTCAAAAGCAGAAACATCAATTTGACGTGGACGATGATTTAATGAGTAATTACCCTAGTACAAGGCGGCAAGGCATTCATCTGCAAGCCACTGAAAAGTGGGGCACGCAGGAGGAGCTGGGGCAACCGAAATGGAGTGCTTGGCGTGACGGGGCGGTCTTGGTGGGCATTCCCGCGCTTACGCTGGTCGACTTGCTCCTGCGAAGCAGCGGCAGTGCGGCACTCATGGCTGCCGCATGCATGACCTTCCTATGGAAGTACGTTCATAGAGCCTCGGCTGCAGTGCAACGAACGTCTCTTGCTTTGCTAGGGATCACAGCCTTTCTTGTCCCAGTCATACAACAGCCCGTTGAGGCTCTAGAGAAGGGCCTTCGCATTGGCGCCCTGATTGCCTCATTACTGATTTCTGTCAGTCTGCTTTCACGCGCATCGTTGCGTGTTCCCCGGATGCGTAAAGTAGTACAGGACATCTTTGCGCTACCTAGACGACAGAGGCCGCTGGCTATAGGTGTGGCAACTCAGTTCTTGGGAGGCTTTTTGGGGCTAGCAGGACTGACGATGATGATGGAAGTGGCATCAACTCGCGAAGGGATTGCACAGAGCGACCAACTTGCCGACTTCAATGCTATTTCCCGGGGATATGCAGCACTCAGTCTCTGGAGCCCTATGTACAGCAACATGAGCATTGTGTTGGCGTTGTATGGTGGGATGCACTGGATCGATGTGCTTCCTTACGCACTGATGATTGCGCTGGTATTCATCGGGCTGGGAGTCATACAGGAGAAGTTGAAGCTGCGAGATGAAGAAGGAACTCCTATCCCTACTTCCTCAGTTTTTCCGCTGCTACGTGATGGATGGCCGATTGTCATAGTCATGCTGTGCTTTGTCGCACTCATGGTTCTGACAGGCCAGTATCTGAAGGTGGCGATTTCAGTGGTGATTATTGCCGGTTCACCACTGGTCGCTTGGTTGCTGAACATCATGTACCCGGATGAGCAAGCGCGACCGCTCGTCAATGGATCGCGCAAGCTTGCACAGGATTTGCTCGGTCAGGGACTCATGGCCGGCGAGGTACTACTTTTCATCGCGTCAGGGTGCGCAGGTGCCGTGCTGTCACAGGCCATTCCTGCATCTTGGAGTGCCTCGATTGCTCAACTCGCGCTAGGGTCGCCCTATCTTGGCAGCCTACTTGTGATTGCTTCAATAGTGCTTCTCTCGGGAACATCTATTCATCCAATGCTCAGCGCGGTTCTGGTTGCTTCGACACTGACGGCGTCTCAGTTGAATCTACTGCCGTTGGTGCACTTGTGCGCAGTGTTGGTCGGATGGGGACTGGCCATTATCGTGACGCCCTTTTCAGTCATCAGCATCATGGCGGCTCGGTTCAGTGGCTTGCCAATTCTGGACATCAGCCTGAAATCAAATTTCGCCTTTGTGCTGTGGTCTGTGGCCGGAGCTACGTTTGTGCTTGGGTTGGCAAACACGCTATGAGAGAGTACACATGAGTCTGAACAAAACCATTTCATCGGGTCCTCTGCAAGGAGTGAAGGTTATCGAGTTTGCAGGCATGGGGCCTGGTCCATTTGCTTGCATGCTGCTGTCAGATATGGGGGCGGAGGTCGTTCGTATTGATAGGCCAGGAGCGCGGGCGGCCAATCCCTCGGATATCGTTGGCAGAGGCCGGAAGACGCTTCTGCTGGACTTGAAACTTGAATCAGCAAGAACTCAGGTCCTGGAGTTGTTAACGCGCGCTGACGCCCTTGTAGAAGGCTTTCGTCCACGAGTGATGGAGCGTCTGGGGTTGGGGCCCGAAGTGGTTGCCCAACGAAACCCACGCCTTGTCTATGGACGCATGACCGGGTGGGGTCAGACAGGGCCCTTGGCGCAAGCAGCAGCTCATGACATTAACTACATCGCTTTGTCAGGTGCGCTTGCGGCCATTGGGGAGAAAAGCCGCCAACCTGTTCCTCCTCTTAACCTGGTAGGCGACTACGGTGGCGGTAGCCTTTATCTTGTAATGGGGATCTTGGCGGCCTTGCTTGAGGCACGGAGGTCGGGCCTTGGACAGGTGGTTGATGCCGCAATTTGCGATGGCGTTGTTTCACTCATGAGCAACAACCAGGGCCACACCTTGCGCGGCATCTATCAGGAGGAACGGGGAAGCAACATGCTTGATGGCGGCGCTCCATACTATTCAGTCTATGTCACTTCGGATGGTCATTCCGTGTCATTGGGGGCGATAGAGTCCAAGTTCTTTACGCTGATGTGCGAAAAGTTGGAGTTGCCTCAGTCCCTGTGGAATGCGCAAAACGATCGAGCCCGCTGGCCGCAGTTGAAAGAGGCGATTGCAGGCAGCATTGCCATGCGTTCGCGCAAGGAGTGGTCTCGGTTGCTGGAGGGGACTGATGTCTGCTTTGCTCCAGTACTTACGCTGCAGGAGGCAAAAGATCATCCCCATATCCAGGCCCGAAAATCCTTTATTGATGTGGATGGTGTCACGCATACAGCCCCCGCTCCCCGTTTTAGCAGAACGCCCGCATCGATTAATGTTGGCGCAGGAGGCGAGACATCGGTTGATGAACTGCTTGTTCTCTGGACTTCGAATGTTTAAGGAGCCGCTAATTGGTGTACGTTAACGTACTGACGGCGATGTTAACGCCGGGGGCTGAGGTCTAGTTCGCAGTTGGTTCTATCATTGAGCCAATTTCAACAGAAGAACAAGTATGGTGACCATCAAACAAACGGAAGAGTTCGAGTCTCAAGCTCGTCCACTCAATTTTCAGCCAATTCGTTCGACGAGAGCATTCGAAGAGATTGCTGCCCAGATTCGTACTGAGCTTGCTGAAGGTCGCTTAAGGGTTGGCAATCGACTCCCATCGGAACGCGCACTGTCCGAGCAGTTTGGGGTTTCACGCAACACATTGCGCGAAGCGCTTCGCTCCCTTGAGCATGCTGGTTTGGTGCGATTGCAAAAAGGTGCTACCGGCGGAGCATTCATTACCGAAGTCAATGGGGACACGATCACAACGAGCATGCTAGACATGTTCCACGTCGGGGCAATTTCTCCCGAAAAGTTGACAGAGGCTCGGATCTGGCTTGAATCCGTAATCGTCCGAGAGGCTTGCCAGAAGGCTCGACCTGAAGATCTGCAACTGCTACGAGACAACATACTGCAAGTTGGAAAGGCGAAGTCCGATGGCGACTTTCAGCGCCGAGTTGAGACCCATCTGGAGTTTCATCGCATTCTTGCGCGCATGACTGGTAACCCCATCATGGTGATCATGATGGATGGTCTGTTGGCAGTACTGAGACACTTCGTTTTTTCGATTGGGAACTATGAAAATGCCTTTGTAATTC
This DNA window, taken from Comamonas testosteroni TK102, encodes the following:
- a CDS encoding Bug family tripartite tricarboxylate transporter substrate binding protein, which gives rise to MTLKKSASFCALAVLLSSSALAQAFPSHPITIVVPYNAGGASDGQVRMMSEALSRELGQPIVVENKPGASGALGAIQVARSKADGHTLLFPNNGVLVPPLLSAKAGFDPFKDFKPIGLVSTVPMVLVTNKTTPATDVKSFLSYARSLPGGVMYASAGPASFGHLTTMRFAMLADIKVDHVPYKGEAGTTMAARTGEVQMLLTTPSAAMLGQIHQGNLRLLGTATPEPSPVVPDAPLLSQSVPGFTAEAWFGLLAPAGTPDSAIEKINLALHRVLSDKTLKAKFLAAGAVVKTSTPAEFNNRMQQESKQMREVITKFNIKAE
- a CDS encoding CaiB/BaiF CoA transferase family protein; translation: MSLNKTISSGPLQGVKVIEFAGMGPGPFACMLLSDMGAEVVRIDRPGARAANPSDIVGRGRKTLLLDLKLESARTQVLELLTRADALVEGFRPRVMERLGLGPEVVAQRNPRLVYGRMTGWGQTGPLAQAAAHDINYIALSGALAAIGEKSRQPVPPLNLVGDYGGGSLYLVMGILAALLEARRSGLGQVVDAAICDGVVSLMSNNQGHTLRGIYQEERGSNMLDGGAPYYSVYVTSDGHSVSLGAIESKFFTLMCEKLELPQSLWNAQNDRARWPQLKEAIAGSIAMRSRKEWSRLLEGTDVCFAPVLTLQEAKDHPHIQARKSFIDVDGVTHTAPAPRFSRTPASINVGAGGETSVDELLVLWTSNV
- a CDS encoding FadR/GntR family transcriptional regulator — translated: MVTIKQTEEFESQARPLNFQPIRSTRAFEEIAAQIRTELAEGRLRVGNRLPSERALSEQFGVSRNTLREALRSLEHAGLVRLQKGATGGAFITEVNGDTITTSMLDMFHVGAISPEKLTEARIWLESVIVREACQKARPEDLQLLRDNILQVGKAKSDGDFQRRVETHLEFHRILARMTGNPIMVIMMDGLLAVLRHFVFSIGNYENAFVIPSRQRFMKCMEARDVEGAVAEMESSLKRLQKSYLSLAAKQNLDVTAAPTSQS